The Geothrix oryzae DNA window TTGGCGCCCAGGTCCTCGTAGCGGTAGCGGCGCTTCACTTCGGCCATGCGGGAATCGCCGCTACCGTAGTCGTACGAGTAGTCCTGGAGCTTGCACTCGCCGGCCTGGTCGCAGATGGGGCAGTCGAGCGGGTGGTTGATGAGCAGGAACTCCATCACGCCGGCCCGGGCATCGGCCACGGCGGGCGAGTTGGTGAGCACCTCCATCACCACGGCCTCGGGATTGTCCTTGGGCGCGGGGGGCACCGTGGTGGTGCAGCTCGTGGCGAGCTTGGGCTGGCCCTTGATCTCGACGAGGCACATGCGGCAGGTGGCCACGGGGGTGAGGGCCGGGTGGTAGCAGTAGTGCGGGATGTCGATGCCCACCTTTCGGCAGGCATCCAGCACCAGGGTGCCGGGGTTCACGCTCAGTTCGACATCGTTGATCTTGATCGTCGGCATGGGCCCACTCCAGGCCTTCCAGAATGGGGCCTGCGGCCCGACAGGTAAAGAAGGAGCGGCTCAGTCCCCCCCGATCGCACCCACCATGCAGCGCCGGCAGAAGTCCAGGAAGTCCTCCAGATCCGCGATGTCGAGGTTCACTGTGGCGGGGATCACATTCGGGATGATGACCCGCTTCCGGAGCTCGCCGGTGGCCTCCAGGGAGAACACGAACCAGGCCTGCCGGTCCTTTTCCGAGGACAGGGTGAGGCTCACGACCTTGGTCTCGAAGAACAGGTCCGGCGCCCCGCCGCCCTCCGGCGTGCGCCAGGCCGGGATGTGGCCCCGCTGGACGAACTCCGCCTTCAGCTGGGCCAGGGTGTGCTGGACCGTGAACTGGACCTCGACCTGGACATCCATGGACCCCTCCTGCCCCCTCTCTTCGGCCGGATCCCGCCCAACCCAAGCCTGGGCATCCAAACCCTTCCGAAAGCAGCCTGGGCGTGGAAAAATCAAGGGTTCAGGGGGCGGGCATGCCGACGGCATTGATCTCGGTGTACGACAAGGTGGGGCTCATCCCCCTCGCGGAGGGCCTGCTGGCCCAGGGCTGGCGCCTCCTGGCCACCGGCGGGACCCTGCGCACCCTGCAGGAGGCGAAGCTCGAGGCCCTCGAAGTGGCGGCCTACACGGGCGCCCCGGAGTGCTTCGACGGCCGCGTGAAGACCCTCCACCCCCGCATCCACGGGGGCCTGCTCTACCGCCGGGATCTGGCCGACCATGTGGCCGACGCCAAGTCCCAGGGCATCGACCCCATCGACCTGGTCGTGATCAACCTCTATCCCTTCGAGGCCACCATCGCCCGGGAGGGCGTCACGCCCGCCGAGGCCATCGAGCAGATCGACATCGGCGGTCCCAGCATGATCCGCAGCGCCTCGAAGAACCATGCCTCGGTCACGGTGCTGACCGATCCGGCCCAGTACGGCCCCTTCCTCGACAAGCTCAAGGCCGGCACCTGGAACCTCGAGGACCGGCGCCGCTGCGCCCTGGAGGCCTTCCGCCGCACGGCGGCCTACGACACGGCCATTTCGGGATGGATGGAGCGGGAACTGACCCAGGGCCAGTCCACGGATCTCCCCCATCACCTCTGCCTGAACCTGGTCCAGAAGCAGGGCCTGCGCTACGGCGAGAACCCCCACCAGCCCGCGGCCTTCTATGTGGAGCCCGGCCGCAAGGCGGAGGGCATGGCCGCCTGCCAGCAGCACCAGGGGAAGGAGTTGAGCTTCAACAACCTGCTGGATGCCGATGCCTGCGCCCGCCTGGTCTGGCAGTTCCCCGCGCCCGCCTGCGTCATCGTCAAGCACAACAACCCCTGCGGCGTGGGTCAGGGCCCACACGCGCTGGAGGCCTTCATGCGCGCCCAGGCCGGCGACCCCGTCAGCGCCTTCGGGGGCATCGTGGCCTTCAACCGGCCCGTGGGCATCGAGGTGGCCCATGTCATGGCCCAGAACTTCTGGGAAGTCATCCTGGCCCCCTCCTTCACCGGGGAGGCCCTGGAGGTCTTCGCCGCCAAGAAGCAGCTGCGCATCCTCCAGACGCCGGACCACTGGCCCCAGAGCGCCGAAGGCCTGGACACCCGCTCCATCGGCGGCGGCTACCTGGTGCAGCGGGCCGATCAGGCCTTCGTGCCCTTCGAGGACTGGGAGGTGAAAGCCAGCGGCCGCGGCGCCAAGCCCCGGGCCGAGGACCTGATGCTGGCCCAGCGGGTGGCC harbors:
- the purH gene encoding bifunctional phosphoribosylaminoimidazolecarboxamide formyltransferase/IMP cyclohydrolase; amino-acid sequence: MPTALISVYDKVGLIPLAEGLLAQGWRLLATGGTLRTLQEAKLEALEVAAYTGAPECFDGRVKTLHPRIHGGLLYRRDLADHVADAKSQGIDPIDLVVINLYPFEATIAREGVTPAEAIEQIDIGGPSMIRSASKNHASVTVLTDPAQYGPFLDKLKAGTWNLEDRRRCALEAFRRTAAYDTAISGWMERELTQGQSTDLPHHLCLNLVQKQGLRYGENPHQPAAFYVEPGRKAEGMAACQQHQGKELSFNNLLDADACARLVWQFPAPACVIVKHNNPCGVGQGPHALEAFMRAQAGDPVSAFGGIVAFNRPVGIEVAHVMAQNFWEVILAPSFTGEALEVFAAKKQLRILQTPDHWPQSAEGLDTRSIGGGYLVQRADQAFVPFEDWEVKASGRGAKPRAEDLMLAQRVAKAVKSNAIVLVKDGATVGIGAGQMSRVDSVEIACRKAGDRARGAVLGSDAFFPFADGLEVAAGHGVTAFVEPGGSLRDSEVIAAAQKLGVWLFFTGMRHFRH